The Zootoca vivipara chromosome 4, rZooViv1.1, whole genome shotgun sequence genome has a segment encoding these proteins:
- the MSANTD4 gene encoding myb/SANT-like DNA-binding domain-containing protein 4 isoform X1 has translation MKQLKRKRKSNFSVQETQTLLKEIRKRREVLFSKQLNTTINEMKRKAWEEIAECVNAVGEGEQRTGTEVKRRYLDWRALMKRKRLNTNIKLVGAGFHLPSSDLDDSLNEDIDEKIGFPTEAGFEWQNITDFREAGGSLTEIKVEEEEEDPQSFEVSSSSMFPIEEEEEILSSVLPDSKKESDLPDFTHIEEFGNLSSAQARLAYEDSHLLISLEKQKLELEKQRLDIEAERLQVEKERLQIEKERLRHIDLEHERLQLEKERLQIEREKLRLEALHAEKPVLENDPSQSEKPALQPLDLETEKLKIEKERLQLEKERLQFLKFESEKLQIEKERLQVEKERLRIQREGHLQ, from the exons ATGAAACagctaaaaaggaaaaggaaaagcaatttTAGTGTTCAGGAAACTCAAACACTACTTAAAGAAATCCGAAAAAGGAGagaagtgcttttttctaaacaaTTAAATACAACCATTAATGAGATGAAGCGGAAGGCTTGGGAGGAAATAGCAGAATGTGTTAATGCTGTTGGTGAAGGAGAGCAAAGGACGGGGACAGAAGTCAAAAGGCGATACCTCGATTGGAGGGCCCTTATGAAACGGAAGCGACTTAATACCAACATAAAGCTTGTGGGTGCTGGCTTTCACCTTCCATCATCTGATTTGGATGATTCTCTCAACGAAGATATTGATGAGAAAATTGGATTTCCAACTGAAGCTGGTTTTGAATGGCAGAATATTACAGACTTCAGAGAAGCAGGTGGATCATTAACAGAAATAaaagtggaagaagaggaggaggatccaCAGAGTTTTGAAGTAAGTAGTTCCAGCATG TTTCCTattgaggaagaagaggagattcTGTCCTCAGTGTTGCCAGATTCTAAAAAGGAAAGTGACCTTCCTGATTTCACTCACATTGAAGAGTTTGGCAATCTAAGCTCTGCTCAAGCTAGGCTGGCCTATGAAGATTCTCATCTGCTGATTAGCCTGGAAAAACAGAAGCTGGAGTTAGAGAAACAGCGACTGGATATTGAAGCAGAACGGCTGCAAGTGGAGAAGGAGCGCCTGCAGATCGAAAAAGAGCGGTTACGACACATTGACCTGGAGCATGAGAGGCTTCAACTGGAAAAGGAGAGATTACAAATAGAGCGAGAGAAACTGAGGCTTGAGGCTTTGCATGCTGAGAAACCTGTGCTGGAAAATGACCCCAGCCAGTCAGAAAAACCTGCCTTGCAACCTCTGGATCTAGAAACTGAAAAACTAAAAATTGAAAAGGAGCGCTTACAGCTCGAGAAGGAGAGGCTGCagttcttgaagtttgaatcagAGAAATTGCAAATCGAAAAAGAACGTTTGCAAGTGGAGAAGGAGCGCCTTCGAATTCAGAGGGAAGGGCACCTGCAATGA
- the MSANTD4 gene encoding myb/SANT-like DNA-binding domain-containing protein 4 isoform X2 gives MKQLKRKRKSNFSVQETQTLLKEIRKRREVLFSKQLNTTINEMKRKAWEEIAECVNAVGEGEQRTGTEVKRRYLDWRALMKRKRLNTNIKLVGAGFHLPSSDLDDSLNEDIDEKIGFPTEAGFEWQNITDFREAGGSLTEIKVEEEEEDPQSFEFPIEEEEEILSSVLPDSKKESDLPDFTHIEEFGNLSSAQARLAYEDSHLLISLEKQKLELEKQRLDIEAERLQVEKERLQIEKERLRHIDLEHERLQLEKERLQIEREKLRLEALHAEKPVLENDPSQSEKPALQPLDLETEKLKIEKERLQLEKERLQFLKFESEKLQIEKERLQVEKERLRIQREGHLQ, from the exons ATGAAACagctaaaaaggaaaaggaaaagcaatttTAGTGTTCAGGAAACTCAAACACTACTTAAAGAAATCCGAAAAAGGAGagaagtgcttttttctaaacaaTTAAATACAACCATTAATGAGATGAAGCGGAAGGCTTGGGAGGAAATAGCAGAATGTGTTAATGCTGTTGGTGAAGGAGAGCAAAGGACGGGGACAGAAGTCAAAAGGCGATACCTCGATTGGAGGGCCCTTATGAAACGGAAGCGACTTAATACCAACATAAAGCTTGTGGGTGCTGGCTTTCACCTTCCATCATCTGATTTGGATGATTCTCTCAACGAAGATATTGATGAGAAAATTGGATTTCCAACTGAAGCTGGTTTTGAATGGCAGAATATTACAGACTTCAGAGAAGCAGGTGGATCATTAACAGAAATAaaagtggaagaagaggaggaggatccaCAGAGTTTTGAA TTTCCTattgaggaagaagaggagattcTGTCCTCAGTGTTGCCAGATTCTAAAAAGGAAAGTGACCTTCCTGATTTCACTCACATTGAAGAGTTTGGCAATCTAAGCTCTGCTCAAGCTAGGCTGGCCTATGAAGATTCTCATCTGCTGATTAGCCTGGAAAAACAGAAGCTGGAGTTAGAGAAACAGCGACTGGATATTGAAGCAGAACGGCTGCAAGTGGAGAAGGAGCGCCTGCAGATCGAAAAAGAGCGGTTACGACACATTGACCTGGAGCATGAGAGGCTTCAACTGGAAAAGGAGAGATTACAAATAGAGCGAGAGAAACTGAGGCTTGAGGCTTTGCATGCTGAGAAACCTGTGCTGGAAAATGACCCCAGCCAGTCAGAAAAACCTGCCTTGCAACCTCTGGATCTAGAAACTGAAAAACTAAAAATTGAAAAGGAGCGCTTACAGCTCGAGAAGGAGAGGCTGCagttcttgaagtttgaatcagAGAAATTGCAAATCGAAAAAGAACGTTTGCAAGTGGAGAAGGAGCGCCTTCGAATTCAGAGGGAAGGGCACCTGCAATGA